The DNA region TTGGGCATAAAAAAACCGAGATTAGCCTCGGTTTTTTGTAATTAAAGTTTTAATGCTTTTTCAAAACCTAATCAAACGCCCAAATATCGTTCTTAAGATTACCGTCATATCCCCCAATAACCCAAAGTTCATTATCAAATATTGCGGAGGTATGTGCATTTCTGGGGGAAAAAGGCGCATTGGCAGTGGCTTCCGTCCACGTGTGCCCATCCGTACTGAACCAGACATCGTTTTTACGACTACCGTCAAAACCACCAACGACCCAAAGTTTGTTATCAAAAATTACGGAGGTATGAGCATATCTGGGAGAAAAAGGCGCACTGGCAGTAGCTTCCGTCCACGTATGCCCATCCGTACTGAACCAAACATCGTTTTTAGGACCACTGGAATCATATCCACCAATGACCCAAAGTTTGTTGTCAAAAATTACGGAGGTATGGGATTCTCTGGGAGAAAAAGGAGCATTGGCAGTAGCTTCCGTCCAAGTATGCCCATCCGTACTGAACCAAACATCGTTTTTGTTATTAGAATCATAACCACCAATGACCCAAAGTTTGTTGTCAAAAATTACGGAGGTATGAGCATATCTGGGAGAAAAAGGGGCATTGGCAGTAGCTTCCGTCCAAGTATTCCCATCGGTACTAAACCAAACATCGTTTTTACGACCACCGTCGGCCCGTCCACCAATGACCCAAAGTTTGTTATCAAAAATTACGGAGGTATGAGCATATCTGGGAGAAAAAGGCGCATTGGCAGTAGCTTCCGTCCAAGTATTCCCATCCGTACTGAACCAAACATCGTTTTTAGGACCACTGGAATCATATCCACCAATGACCCAAAGTTTGTCATCAAAAACCACGGAGGTATGTCGACTTCTTCCTGAGAAAGCCGCTTCGGAAGAGACGGGTTCAGTTGGTAAGTTTAAGCCCCTAATGGTAAATTCGTTGGTTTCGCTATTTATCGTAGCATTTTCAGTGTCCTTAGCAACTACTTTCCAATAATAAGTGTCATATGTGTTTAAACGGTTTATTACTTCAAATCTCGTGTCACTTAGGTTTTCTGCATAGACTTCTGTAGGGTCTTCTGCCAATCCTAAATATAGGTCATAACTTACGGCATCATCATCAGGGTCTGTAGCGGCCTGCCAGCTAAAAGTAGGGTATACATCTACGCCCACGGCACCATCCGTTACCCCGATCAAATTAAATGGCTCGGGTGCATTGTTGGCGAGTTCTTCTTCTTCTTCTTCTTCTTCTTCTGTTGCCTCTTCCTCAGTGGTTTCTTCCTCGGCCACGGGATCGGGTGTTGATGGCCCATCGTCATTTGAGCAGGAGCATAGAAGCATTGTACTGAATAAAAAAATTGCGAATATTGGGATTAAATTTTTCATACAAGTGGTTTTATTTTGTTACCTATTAATGGTTGGCGGTATGAAAGGTTAACATTTAGATGTAAAAAAAACCGAGGTGTAGCCTCGGTTTTTGTTGGGACTGTTATCTTAATATAATTTTAGATAATGTTTCTCTTGAATGTAACCCGTAAGGAAAGGTGAAATTTAACCTAATGCAGCCTTTGTATAATCGATGCCTTATTGATAAAAATCTGAAGGAGTGATAATTAAATGAGGGTAAGCTATTTGATCTAGTTCTAGTTCCCATACCAATGTCTTGGCAGGGATGTTCATCAAAACAATATTCGCTTTGTTGTTGGCAGGTACGATGTTGAAAAGTAATAGGTGGTCATCAAAGAAATATGACTTTGTTGATGAGGCATTCCATTCTTCAGTAATGGGGTATGTAAAAGAATCTAGTTCTTCCCCACTAAAAATATCAAGGGTTTTGGTTACAATTGCCGTACGCTCTTCTTTATAGCTAATAAAAACTATGTCGTTCGATACGTCTATGGCCGATGGGTATTTTCCGGAATAACTATGTTCCCAAATAAGCTCTCCGTTGTCTTTATTTATACTATAAACTTTTTCGTCACGAGAGTAAAAAATGAATTGATTGCCAGATTCATAACCCCCAAGAATATTGGGGCTTCCGGTATTGAATGTCCAATTTTCATTCAAATCGGCATCCATAGAAACAACATTATTACTCCAAGTCATTATGATTATCGAGGAGGAACCCCCGACCAATTTTGACACCCTGTCCGTGAAAGGTATTCTTTTATCAATATTACCACCAACCGGGTCAATACTCAAAATTTCTTGGGTACTTGAGCCTAAGCTCAGTTCGGTTATTATTTTGTCTTGGTAAAGGGTCATTCTTTTTACCTCATTATTAAGCTCAATAGTCCAATAAACTTCGCCCGTCTCAATATTTAGTGCATCAAGATAATGGGTCGTATTAAAGGTTGTGGTATTAATGGTCATATAACTTACAAAAACCGTACTTTTATATACTAAAGTGGCGCCAATTTCAT from Zobellia alginiliquefaciens includes:
- a CDS encoding Kelch repeat-containing protein; this encodes MKNLIPIFAIFLFSTMLLCSCSNDDGPSTPDPVAEEETTEEEATEEEEEEEEELANNAPEPFNLIGVTDGAVGVDVYPTFSWQAATDPDDDAVSYDLYLGLAEDPTEVYAENLSDTRFEVINRLNTYDTYYWKVVAKDTENATINSETNEFTIRGLNLPTEPVSSEAAFSGRSRHTSVVFDDKLWVIGGYDSSGPKNDVWFSTDGNTWTEATANAPFSPRYAHTSVIFDNKLWVIGGRADGGRKNDVWFSTDGNTWTEATANAPFSPRYAHTSVIFDNKLWVIGGYDSNNKNDVWFSTDGHTWTEATANAPFSPRESHTSVIFDNKLWVIGGYDSSGPKNDVWFSTDGHTWTEATASAPFSPRYAHTSVIFDNKLWVVGGFDGSRKNDVWFSTDGHTWTEATANAPFSPRNAHTSAIFDNELWVIGGYDGNLKNDIWAFD
- a CDS encoding PQQ-binding-like beta-propeller repeat protein; the encoded protein is MKSYKLFFSLLLMFIVIASCKKDDDSNFEEIEAPVENIVGSLWISSSNLFTELDLKDNRQINSLTTLDSFNCNEFDGVFICTQGEHSGTKTVMRKGTFNGELMWSKDYVKDSNKFYEIGATLVYKSTVFVSYMTINTTTFNTTHYLDALNIETGEVYWTIELNNEVKRMTLYQDKIITELSLGSSTQEILSIDPVGGNIDKRIPFTDRVSKLVGGSSSIIIMTWSNNVVSMDADLNENWTFNTGSPNILGGYESGNQFIFYSRDEKVYSINKDNGELIWEHSYSGKYPSAIDVSNDIVFISYKEERTAIVTKTLDIFSGEELDSFTYPITEEWNASSTKSYFFDDHLLLFNIVPANNKANIVLMNIPAKTLVWELELDQIAYPHLIITPSDFYQ